CATTGCTATCCCCATATCTATCTTTTGAATATCAAATCCTATAGCTTTGTTTACAACTTTTGAATATTCCATGAAAAAATGCCAGTTATTATTTTCTTTAATAATACGCCATGGTTGAAAATTTGAGGCTGAAGGCGCTAATCTTACCATTTCAAGTGGTGTTTCATAGTAGCCGGCCTTTTCTTTAGTGATTGGCGAATTAATGGAATTATTAAAAAATAGTTTTTCCCATGATTTTCGTTTTTTAGAGCCTGCAGCAGTTTTCATTATTTTGTCAATCATGCTTTTTTTGGTGTCAGGATAGCCAATTGGGGTTATAATAGGTAGGAATTCATTTTCTTTTAGACCTGTGAGTTTATCTAAGCCTTTAATATTAAAAGTACCACCAAGCCAACAGGTTCCAAGTCCTAGAGAAGTTGCATAAAGAATTAATTTTTCTAAAGTGTATCCAAGATTCAAAAGACTATAGGCTTCATCCTCTTTTACTACCCCGGTAACAAAGTTTTTGGCACCTTTGATAACTCCATATGTACCAATTTTGCCACCGGTTTCTTTTACAAAAGAATCATCGTTTAAAAAAACAAAACGTACTTCTGAGGAAAAGGGGCTTTCTATAGAATTAGAGTAGTTTTTAAGGTCAGACTCAACTTCTTCTGACAAAGCCACTGGCTTATAAGTTCTAATAGAGCTTCGTTTTTTTATAACTTCTGTTATATCTTTATTAAAAAATTTGATATCCATATATGATCAAGCTCCTTTTTTACTATTTTGCCTTCTTACTTCTTTAATTTATTAAGTTCAGAGATAAAAGAATTTATACTTTTCCAAAAGTCTTCACTCATATCAATGGTGTTATGGTCTTTATCTTTGATAACTTTTAATTCATACTCTCCTCCCCACTCTTTGGCTAATTTTTTGCCATGTTCAGGAGGAACAAGATTGTCATTCTCTGCAATTAAGGCTAGCATTGGAGTTTTGATATTGGGTGCTTTGTTCACAGAGTCAAAATTATGTTTTAAAAGATAGGAAACAGGCAAAAAAGGTAATTTATTTTTAGCCACATTAGTGATACTATCATAGGGAGTTACTAATATTAAACCTTTTACTTCTCGTTTACTTGCCAGATGAACCACAACGCCAGAACCAAGGCTTCTACCCATTAGTACGATATTATTTTCGTCAATATCTTCCCTACTAGCCATATAATCATATATTGTTAACGCATCAGAAAACAATTTTTCTTCTGTAGGTGTGCCTTCACTTAAACCATAGCCTCTGTAATTAAAAGGAGCTAATGAATATCCTGGAAATTTGTCCTTAACTTCTACCATGTGAGAAACTTCTTCGGCATTACCACCAAAATATAATACCAGGGGAGATTTTTCTTGTTTATTATTACTATTGTCTTCTTTTGCAAGCCATCCATGTAACTTTGTACTATCATTTGATTTAATATTTATACTTTCAATGTTTTTGAGTTCTTTTTCTTTTTCGCTAAAAGGTTCTTTTGGTAATGATACAGGGTGAAATAATAATTTTTCTTGTAAAATATAAGTAAGAACAACTATTACTAGATAAATTATTAATAAAATTATAAATACATTTAATATAGATTTTATTGGCAATAATATCACCTGCCTAGCTTGTTTTATGGATAAATATTTAGATAATAAGTTTCACTTGGCCATAATTCACCTTCGTGAATAAGACCGTTTTTATAAATAGCTCTTATTGATATTCTTTTTACTTCTTTATCAAAATCTTTACTAGCTGAGAATATCTGACCTTCTCCAAAATCTGAGATACTTTTTTCGCCAACCTCTGTTCTATGACTAAAGTCATGTTGATTTGAATCTATTTTATCACTTAACTTTCCTTTATCTAATTTAATGGTTTCATCGTTATTTTCCTGATATTCTATGTCCATGTATATATCCTTAACTTCAAAAAAGTCAAAGATAGGCTTGTCTTGAAACAACTCAATTCCATAATTACTAGGTCCGGCCATACTTCTACTGCTTCCATGGTATATATTCGTAATCCTTGCCAGGGCTGGTTTGTAATAATGGTTTGGGATTATATTCTCGTCACTACTTTTGTATACCTCCCCAGAAGCTACAAACCTATACTTATATGTTTTTTCAGGCTCTAAATTTAAAGTAGCGAGATAACTGGTGTCAGAGATTTTGTCTGCTTCTTGCCTAGTCCAATCTTTACCATTACTGCTGTATTCAACTAATACAGAAGCATCTTTTTCTAACTCTCTAAAGCTCCAGGCAAGATCTAAAATAATTTCATCTTGAGTAGAGTTTTCTGTATTAGGGTGAAAGTCTTTAGACACTATCCATTTTTCTGCTTCTTTTAGTTGTCTCAAACTGTTATTTAGTGAGCTTATTCGTGATGATAAACTATTATATTCATTTCTATTAAGCCCTTCAATATTGTTGATGGCTCTTTCAAGTTCATTAGTCTTGTTAAAGGCAGACATACTTGTACCAATGCTAATAACGAGTAGTAAAATTAATATTAAATATTTTATATTTTCCAAAAGTGTTCTCCTCCTAATTTTAGTAAGAATTAAGTCTATATTAGTACTGTATTATTTAAGACGTATTGTTTTTGAATATGTTATTTATAACTATCGAATTAATTTAAAAATCCTGACCACATATCAATGGCCAGGACTGAATACATACCAAAACTATCGAACAAATTTTATTAATATATGGTAATTTAATTATATACCGAAAGAGCCTAAAAGTCTATCTAGGGGTAATAAATTTTTGTGTATAATATTTATTATAAGCGCCTGTACCTAAAGCTTGAAATACCGGGTTTAATATAGCTTCACGGTGTCCAAGACTGTTCATTAAATTTTCGTGAGCTTCTATAGCATCCGACTGTCCAAATGCTATATTTTCGCCAACTGACGAATATAATATATTTGCTTTAGTCACCCTATCTCCAGGACCGCCAGTAGTTGGAGAAGTATGACTGAAAAAATTGTTTTCATACATATCTATTGAATGCTCTTTAGCAACTACAGCTATTTCCTCATGAAAATCTAGTGGATCGATTCCCATTCTAACTCTTATAGAATTAACTAAATCAAATAATTGAAGTTCATTAGCACGGTTAACCTCTTCTTGTTCTTGTTCAGATAGGTCTTGTGCTTGATGTTCTGGGGAATCACCACTAAAAGTCCAACTGATTGAGTAATTGCCAGAAGCGAGTACAAACTCAGGTTCACTAAGTCTGAC
The Natranaerofaba carboxydovora genome window above contains:
- a CDS encoding nitroreductase family protein, with product MDIKFFNKDITEVIKKRSSIRTYKPVALSEEVESDLKNYSNSIESPFSSEVRFVFLNDDSFVKETGGKIGTYGVIKGAKNFVTGVVKEDEAYSLLNLGYTLEKLILYATSLGLGTCWLGGTFNIKGLDKLTGLKENEFLPIITPIGYPDTKKSMIDKIMKTAAGSKKRKSWEKLFFNNSINSPITKEKAGYYETPLEMVRLAPSASNFQPWRIIKENNNWHFFMEYSKVVNKAIGFDIQKIDMGIAMCHFELSALEKGLNGQWIINDKLDITCFEGINNLQYIATWEEHGS
- a CDS encoding alpha/beta hydrolase, whose amino-acid sequence is MPIKSILNVFIILLIIYLVIVVLTYILQEKLLFHPVSLPKEPFSEKEKELKNIESINIKSNDSTKLHGWLAKEDNSNNKQEKSPLVLYFGGNAEEVSHMVEVKDKFPGYSLAPFNYRGYGLSEGTPTEEKLFSDALTIYDYMASREDIDENNIVLMGRSLGSGVVVHLASKREVKGLILVTPYDSITNVAKNKLPFLPVSYLLKHNFDSVNKAPNIKTPMLALIAENDNLVPPEHGKKLAKEWGGEYELKVIKDKDHNTIDMSEDFWKSINSFISELNKLKK